AGACTTTACAGGCTCTATTTTCACAGCGTAAACATAATGAATCTTATTCCAGAGAAAaacattgtttacaaaaaaCGAGTATCTATAACTGTTAATGATTTGCAATGAACGGAAAGTGAATGTGAACTTGTACATGCAAAAGTAAAAGAGAAATAATCACTAAACTGCAGAGCAATACGTCCATGTAAGATATCATGTACTGTTAACATAGACAAGTACTGACCGCACTGTACATTATGTAGACACTGTACACAATGTAGACACTGTACACAATGTAGACACTGTACACAATGTAGACACTGTACACAATGTAGACACTGTACACAATGTAGACACTGTACACAATGTAGACACTGTACACAATGTAGACACTGTACACAATGTAGACACTGTACACAATGTGGTGACTAAACAAAACTAGATACAGTAGCATAATTCAAAATAAAACATGCACAGTCCAGGGAGGCTACTACTACTCTACAGTTAGTCTTGTAGCAGGCACCTTATAAATACTTGGAACAAACCCAAAAGACACTTACATTATCAAAGAACATATCAATTCCTTTAGGACAAGCTTTCTGTAGGGTCTCTTTCAGAGATGTGATTGTCTTGTAGTTGTAAGCCTCATCAAATCCCAGTCCTTTAATGTACCCAACCTTTTCATCTGATCCTGCAAAGCCTACAGAAacacagtacaatacaacagTTTAGTGGGTGGGTAGTGTATACAGGCTCTGACATGACCATGATTACACAACAGCTGCTTACCTACTACCCTACATCCCTTAATCTTTGCTATTTGACCAACAATAGATCCCACAGCACCAGCAGCAGTGCTCACTACCAGTGTCTCTCCTGCCTTAGGAGTGCACAACTCCAGGAAACCAAAATATGCAGTAGCACTGTAGGATTAAACACACTAATacaagtgtatatatatatatatatatatatatatatgcaacaCTTAAGGCACACTTAGTATGTGTCTTGGACCTCAGCAATTATTGATGGCACCTAATGATCAAGTTATCAAATCCTTCAATTAATCCTTTAAATCCGGTAAGCCTATATTTAGGCTGACACAAGCCTCTATGCAAACTAAAATACCTTCGCACATATTAATGATAGGAAGATTCCACAGCCACTACATTCACCATATGAGCTCCACTCTAAGCATTGATGCAGTAGGGTAAAATGCCTTTCATCACACCAACTTAGAAAACAGCCTTCTTCACCAAATGTTTGCCACGGCTGTACACTGCTAGGCATATCTTTGCAATGCCTAGTATTATGGCCTTAACCTACAATTCATGCACTACAGAATCCAGTGGTATACAATAGACCATGTGATCTTAAAATGGACATGCACTCGTATTATTTAAAATGCCATCAAGTTCTGGCAAAGACAATGTCTCTTCATATCAAAAGTACTCTTatataaactagggttccaccgatacagaaaaataactaccgatccgataccgatacctagaagcaaattttcaccgatacagataccgataccgataattgctatacaatttacaatcatctcaagctggctatgtgtgactgttctagtagaatatattattgtgcagtgactgttctattagagtatttcgatctttttcatgcaaacatagtaagtagcagttgcttgatgtttagcaaagcaattcctgtaccttttatgctagaataatactcaacactatttccaacttgttatacctcacgttttgctagcataggatttatgatgatagttatggttatgacgattggcgcgagtggctattaatcggtatcggaatacctgaataaccgataccgatcgatacgaaaagcccaatatcggctccgatacgataccgatccgattatcggtggaacactaaTATAAACCATTCTTTACAGTTTTTGCCTTTGTTTGTGATGAAAAGATAATCAGAAAAGCTTACCCATCTATATGGCCCACCTATTCATCAATACAATGTACCATTGCATTTGAAGTTTTAGTATAAAGCAACTGCAATTCATTTTACTACTGCATAAATCTATCTTTCTgttgatacacacactgtaatattaattttatagtgcTTGTAACTGCAAATGGTCTTAGCACATGATGCTGACATTCACCAAACAAGTATTCAACAAATACATTATTACTCTACGTCTGGTTTCCACATAAAGCTACCAACTTACCCAGGCATTCCCAAAACACCAAGAGCACTTGATAACTTCTTATCAGTGTACATACTGCGGTCAAGTTTGGATAATTTTTCTCCATTAGAGATGGTCTTAGTCCTCCATCCAAAAGCACCAACTACATAATCTCCCACTGCAAACTTTTCATTCTTACTCTCAATGACCCTATGATAAAATATAACAGCAATGTACATTAACTACTACAACAACAGATACACTAAATGGGGTGATGTGTTCAAAATCTAGCCAGCCTGACAAAAGATGTGAGTATGCCTTGTTAGGGGACAGACGAAGGATCCGACACCAACTAAAAACCTTGAAAATCGTGTACAAGATTCCAAATGCCTGGACAATATTCCTGATTCTAAACCAAGAATCCAGCTTGTAATTATCGATATTTGATTTTCTAATCACTTTTGAATTATCTAACGTTGATGAAATAAGAATATGAAATCCAAATGTTGTGTACAGGATTCCAGTTGGTACCTCTAGGGCACATGTACGGTTCATACTTGGTGTCATGCatggatacatacatacacactgtacTGAACACTAACTTGGCAACTTGTGTTCCAATCATTGTATCTCCAGCCTTGAACCTCCTCATGTAAGGCCTGTGGGCATCATTTGAAATACAACAAACCATGAATTGTTCTGATTACGGAGGTGTTGTGTGTAGTTTTGTACATATGGTGTTGCTATGTATATTTATAGATAATatattaggccaggcaaagttgattgttaGTTTCCCGCCCACATGGTTTAATAGAAatgccacaaaattttcattatatggCTATTTCCACCACACGGATTTtcaaatattcacaataatttcattattgtaatagtGGGTTTATTTTAGAGAGAAAAACCATcagttttattgatgaaaatacagtagcagtataattatatccccagacacatgctaccacaaatagGGCAATATAAGCTCcacaagtgggcatggcaaggttTATTGACATGGCTAAAAATcagacatgactaaaacactgAACAGACTGGAAGGAACTTCTTGAAAACgtttttttgccatagaaactcaCTAAATTGCTGCTATAAAGAATAACATGTAACAACAGCCTTAAACAAACCTCTAAACGTGTGCTCGAGCCGCCATTAAACTCTGGAATAATTTACAAAGCGCCAGTCTGCCAGTGTGAGCGCCTGTGACAGCGAAGTTGTcggttagctacagtttaaacaaacaaaataacacaGACTGTATTTGTAGTAGCCGGCCAGTACCTTGCCAGCTGATTAAATGAAGCCTACCTGTCAGGACCTGTCACCTATAAAACTGAAGAAATTAACCAGACCACGAATTCAAGTAACATAACAGGCTTAAAGCTTGTGCCTtgtcttgtttacacatgtGAACGGAATTTAATTAAGCACAAAATGGCTTTTAATTTAAAAAgcacaaaatgaatttaatttCAGACTATCTTTAAGTGCAGGGCTTAATATCGGCTTGAGTACACTTCAACATCGTGTTCAGAGcagttcagaggtttgtttcaggTTGTTGTTGCGTGTTATATTCTTTCTAGCAGCTATACAATGAATTTCTGTGGTCAAAAACCTTTCAGGCAAGtttttcccagtccgttccgcGTTTTAGTCATGTCCCTAAAAATCACATGTTCTTCaccataatgaataatgacctcccgcccgcgtgatattttgaaaatttgaacgggaaactaacaatcaactttgcctggccttatctATGGTATATTCCAGTACGGAAGAACGGCTTTGCCGATTACTGCGAGTTTAAATAATCAACCAAACCATAAATGCACCCACCTCATGTAAGGGTCAACGGATAGCCACACTGCTTCAGCTAGAATTTCTGCAGGAAAGTATGCAGACTTATCCACGAGCCGGACATTCCTTACCTCCATCATTTAAAGGTGGCAGCTTCTCTTCGACAATTTTGACGTCGGACCGTTTCGGTTCACCTTGAAACTGAgattccaacacatatttcctTGCAGTCGTCATGGCTAAATCACTGTCACGAAGTCTTTTACAGGTATCAGATGACCTTTTCTTGTCACGTAGTACACGGTAGTATACGGGTGAGTCCAGACAATCACGTGTGCATGTATTTAGTATGCATTATTTGGGATAAGACTCGGGAGTGAGACGACATCTATGTCTCAGTCAAGGGGTGTTCTTAATATCAGATTTAATCAAGATCAAGGTTGCTTGTATGTTTTGTTAAGGTCTTTCTGTCGTAGTGTTCCGTTCCATGCTGTACTATAGAAAAATGTGCTATGTTGTTCCCTAAATATTTATCTATTTTTTGAAGTGACTGTTTTTCAATTATTACAAACAGGAGGAATAAATCCAAACTAAGTAGGGAGATGTCCCTCGGGAACAGCCAGGCCAGTCATTGAGGGGTCAGGCAAGTGTCCAGGCATCCACGCAAGCACAAAACATCCAATCACATTAAAGAAAAGCCAAAACCAACAAAGTGTGTGATTGTAGGTCTTCCGCTGATGACGGGTTATCTATAGCTGCACTGCTTTCCAACACTGAAAATAAAAAGTTTTCCTCAACTACATACATGTAGCCATagattatgcacctatcaatatatTGCCCCAACCACCTCCCAGGCATGGAGcttgaagtacaagtacatgacattgttttaagagaagtacttaagtaaagtacgaGTACTTgtgaaagtatttaagtacaagCACAGATTATGCTTACAGTGTTCATGATTGCATTTATGTAGTTTTAGTTGCACCTAATAAAATTATGAAAATCTGCCATCTGT
The Dysidea avara chromosome 7, odDysAvar1.4, whole genome shotgun sequence genome window above contains:
- the LOC136260381 gene encoding prostaglandin reductase 1-like — its product is MTTARKYVLESQFQGEPKRSDVKIVEEKLPPLNDGEILAEAVWLSVDPYMRPYMRRFKAGDTMIGTQVAKVIESKNEKFAVGDYVVGAFGWRTKTISNGEKLSKLDRSMYTDKKLSSALGVLGMPGATAYFGFLELCTPKAGETLVVSTAAGAVGSIVGQIAKIKGCRVVGFAGSDEKVGYIKGLGFDEAYNYKTITSLKETLQKACPKGIDMFFDNVGGDFYDTVLPLMNEFGRVSICGCISQYNLEKPEQGARLSGTILFKQLKIEGFIVHRWLARWPEAFKEMNGWIEKDQLKYNETVTEGFDNMFDAFAGLFTGKNLGKAVVKA